The window ACGCCGCCGCCATGGCGGCCTACGCGGCGGCCTGGAAGTCGGCCCGCGCCCGCGTCGGGCAGGCCGGCACGGCGCTCATGATCGCCGCCCTGGCCCTCAACGCCGCCCTCATCCTGGGGCGCTACCTGGAGGCGGGCCGGGCGCCGTTCAAGTCGCTCTTCGAGTCGCTGGTCTTCTTCGCCTTCACCTGCGGCGTGGTCTACGTGGTGATGGAGCGGCTCTACCGCACCAAGGTCTTCGGGGCCATCGCGGCGCTGATGAGCCTGGGCTGCATGGTCTACGCCCTGGCCAAGTGGGACGCCGAGATCGTCAAGCTGCCCCCGGCGCTCCAGTCCGCCTGGTTCGTGCCGCACGTGGTGGTTTACTTCATCGGCTACGGCGCGGTGGCCTTCGCCACCGGCGTGGCCATCATCCAGCTGCTGGCCTCGCGCGTCCCCTTCGTGGAGCGCATGGTCTCCATGAAGGCCGGCTCGGTCCTCTCCGGGGCGCCGCTCGACCTCGACAAGATCACCTACGACGCGGTCCGCTTCGGCTTCATCCTGCTCACCCTGGGCCTGCTGGTGGGCTCGGTGTGGGCCAAGAGCGCCTGGGGCGACTTCTGGGTGTGGGACCCGAAGGAGAACTGGTCGCTGGTGACCTGGCTGGTCTACGGGGCCTACCTGCACCTGCGCAAGGTGCGCGGCTGGCGCGGCGACAAGGCGGCCTGGCTGGCCATCATCGGGTTCGCGGTGGTCATGTTCACCTACCTGGGCATGGGGCTCCTGCCCACGGCCGAGGAG is drawn from Anaeromyxobacter sp. and contains these coding sequences:
- the ccsB gene encoding c-type cytochrome biogenesis protein CcsB, producing the protein MLQYVLVEHPFFAFTSLLYAAAMAAYAAAWKSARARVGQAGTALMIAALALNAALILGRYLEAGRAPFKSLFESLVFFAFTCGVVYVVMERLYRTKVFGAIAALMSLGCMVYALAKWDAEIVKLPPALQSAWFVPHVVVYFIGYGAVAFATGVAIIQLLASRVPFVERMVSMKAGSVLSGAPLDLDKITYDAVRFGFILLTLGLLVGSVWAKSAWGDFWVWDPKENWSLVTWLVYGAYLHLRKVRGWRGDKAAWLAIIGFAVVMFTYLGMGLLPTAEESAHVYTQ